A single Micromonospora luteifusca DNA region contains:
- a CDS encoding F0F1 ATP synthase subunit delta, giving the protein MQAASRESYKVGAEHLDAYVRGNDAVAVAHTANDLLAVGGLLRREPRLRRALSDPARSGADRADLLGGMLRGKVGEGALELLAALVSGRWSAPSELLDAVERLGVEAVLASTEAAGDLGEVEDELFRFGQVVANEPELSAVLSNPAAPVDQRGVLVGQLLAGKTRLATVRLIEVALSGFGGRSFSGSLTRLVELAAERRDRQVAYVTVAAPLSDEEERRLGASLAAIYGREVSVKQTVDPHVLGGVSVRVGSDLYDGTILRRLNETRNALAKR; this is encoded by the coding sequence ATGCAGGCCGCCAGCCGGGAGTCGTACAAGGTCGGGGCCGAGCACCTCGACGCGTACGTCCGCGGCAATGACGCGGTCGCGGTGGCACACACCGCGAACGACCTGCTCGCCGTCGGCGGGCTGCTGCGACGGGAGCCGCGGCTGCGCCGAGCGCTCTCGGACCCGGCCCGATCCGGCGCGGACCGCGCCGACCTGCTCGGCGGGATGCTGCGCGGCAAGGTTGGCGAGGGTGCGCTCGAGCTGCTCGCCGCGCTGGTGTCCGGCCGTTGGTCGGCGCCGTCGGAGTTGCTCGACGCCGTCGAGCGACTCGGCGTGGAAGCGGTGCTGGCCAGCACCGAGGCCGCCGGTGACCTGGGCGAGGTCGAGGACGAGCTGTTCCGCTTCGGGCAGGTCGTCGCCAACGAGCCCGAGCTTTCGGCGGTGCTGTCCAACCCCGCGGCACCGGTGGACCAGCGCGGGGTCCTGGTCGGCCAGCTGCTGGCCGGCAAGACCCGCCTGGCCACCGTTCGCCTCATCGAGGTGGCGCTGTCCGGCTTCGGGGGGCGTTCCTTCAGCGGATCGCTCACCCGGCTCGTGGAACTCGCCGCCGAACGGCGGGACCGTCAGGTGGCGTACGTCACCGTGGCGGCCCCGTTGAGTGACGAGGAGGAGCGCCGGCTGGGTGCGAGCCTCGCTGCGATATACGGTCGAGAGGTCTCCGTCAAGCAGACGGTGGACCCCCACGTCCTGGGTGGCGTGAGCGTGCGGGTCGGTTCCGACCTGTACGACGGCACCATCCTGCGCCGCCTCAACGAGACCCGCAACGCGCTCGCGAAGCGCTGA
- a CDS encoding F0F1 ATP synthase subunit gamma has translation MAAQVRVLRQRIRSAKSMKKITKAMELVATSRIAKAQARVQASLPYAQAITGVLTALASNARIDHPLLTPRERVRRAGVLLVTSDRGLAGGYSSSAIKMAESLIARLNADGKEPVLYVIGRKGVGFYRFRNRPIEANWTGFSEQPSFEDARAVGETLIKAFTAGADDADGGAGADGVLGVDELHIVYTEFHSLMTQNPVTKVIGPMQVEDRPRSEGLLPAYEFEPEAEALLDALLPRYINTRIYAALIESAASESAARRRAMKSATDNAEEMIEKYTREMNSARQAGITQEISEIVGGANALAASGSEV, from the coding sequence ATGGCCGCCCAGGTACGCGTTCTTCGTCAACGGATCCGCTCGGCGAAGTCGATGAAGAAGATCACCAAGGCGATGGAGCTCGTGGCGACGAGCCGGATCGCCAAGGCTCAGGCCCGGGTGCAGGCGTCCCTGCCGTACGCCCAGGCCATCACCGGTGTGCTCACGGCGCTGGCGTCCAACGCGCGGATCGACCACCCGCTGCTCACCCCGCGCGAGCGGGTGCGGCGGGCGGGCGTCCTGTTGGTGACCAGTGACCGTGGTCTGGCCGGCGGCTACAGCTCCAGCGCGATCAAGATGGCGGAGTCGCTGATCGCGCGGCTCAACGCGGACGGCAAGGAGCCGGTGCTCTACGTGATCGGGCGTAAGGGCGTCGGGTTCTACCGGTTCCGCAATCGGCCGATCGAGGCGAACTGGACCGGCTTCAGCGAGCAGCCGTCGTTCGAGGACGCCCGTGCCGTCGGTGAGACGCTGATCAAGGCGTTCACGGCCGGTGCGGACGACGCGGACGGCGGCGCCGGAGCCGACGGGGTGCTCGGCGTCGACGAGTTGCACATCGTCTACACCGAGTTCCACTCGCTGATGACGCAGAACCCGGTCACCAAGGTGATCGGTCCGATGCAGGTAGAGGACCGGCCGCGCTCCGAGGGGCTGCTGCCGGCGTACGAGTTCGAGCCGGAGGCGGAGGCGCTGCTCGACGCGCTCCTGCCGAGGTACATCAACACGCGGATCTACGCGGCGTTGATCGAGTCGGCGGCGAGTGAGTCGGCGGCACGTCGGCGGGCGATGAAGAGCGCCACCGACAACGCCGAAGAGATGATCGAGAAGTACACGCGTGAGATGAACTCGGCCCGGCAGGCCGGGATCACCCAGGAGATCAGCGAGATCGTCGGCGGCGCCAACGCGCTGGCCGCGTCGGGAAGTGAAGTGTGA
- the atpA gene encoding F0F1 ATP synthase subunit alpha has protein sequence MAELTISTEEIRGALERYVSSYSSDVSREEVGTVADTGDGIAHVEGLPSTMTNELLEFEDGTLGVALNLDVREIGVVVLGDSAKLEEGQRVKRTERVLSVPVGDAFLGRVVDALGQPIDGLGDIANEGFRELELQAPNVMSRQSVFEPLQTGIKAIDAMTPIGRGQRQLIIGDRKTGKTTVALDAILNQRDNWRTGDPKKQVRCIYVAIGQKASTIASIKGQLEEAGAMEYTTIVASPASDPAGFKYLAPYTGSSIGQHWMYGGKHVLIVFDDLSKQAEAYRAVSLLLRRPPGREAYPGDVFYLHSRLLERCAKLSDELGGGSMTGLPIIETKANDISAFIPTNVISITDGQIFLETDLFNQGVRPAINVGTSVSRVGGAAQVKPMRKVAGSLRLNLAQYRELEAFAAFASDLDRASRAQLDRGVRLVELLKQPNYSPFPVEQEVVSVWAGVEGKLDDIPVGDVRRFEAEFLQYLRHKHQGVLAGIADNQWGDDIVGSLDAAIAEFKQVFLGKADERQVNDAPAEPLEGDENRETVTRFRDSATDRPAES, from the coding sequence ATGGCCGAGCTGACCATCTCGACGGAGGAGATCCGCGGCGCCCTGGAGCGCTACGTCTCTTCCTACTCGTCCGACGTCTCCCGCGAGGAGGTCGGCACCGTCGCCGACACCGGTGACGGTATCGCCCACGTCGAGGGCCTGCCCTCGACCATGACCAACGAGCTCCTGGAGTTCGAGGACGGCACGCTCGGCGTGGCGTTGAACCTCGACGTCCGGGAGATCGGTGTCGTCGTTCTCGGTGACTCCGCCAAGCTGGAGGAGGGGCAGCGCGTCAAGCGCACCGAGCGGGTTCTCTCCGTTCCGGTCGGCGATGCCTTCCTCGGCCGCGTGGTCGACGCGCTCGGCCAGCCGATCGACGGGCTCGGTGACATCGCCAACGAGGGCTTCCGCGAGCTGGAGCTGCAGGCTCCGAACGTGATGTCCCGCCAGTCGGTGTTCGAGCCGCTGCAGACCGGCATCAAGGCCATCGACGCGATGACCCCGATCGGTCGGGGCCAGCGGCAGCTGATCATCGGCGACCGCAAGACCGGTAAGACCACTGTCGCCCTGGACGCGATCCTCAACCAGCGGGACAACTGGCGCACCGGCGACCCGAAGAAGCAGGTTCGCTGCATCTACGTCGCCATCGGCCAGAAGGCCTCCACGATCGCCTCGATCAAGGGGCAGCTGGAAGAGGCCGGCGCGATGGAGTACACGACCATCGTGGCCTCCCCGGCGTCCGACCCGGCCGGCTTCAAGTACCTGGCCCCGTACACCGGCTCGTCCATCGGGCAGCACTGGATGTACGGCGGCAAGCACGTCCTGATCGTCTTCGACGACCTGAGCAAGCAGGCCGAGGCGTACCGCGCCGTGTCGCTGCTGCTGCGTCGCCCGCCGGGCCGTGAGGCGTACCCGGGTGACGTCTTCTACCTGCACTCCCGCCTGCTGGAGCGTTGCGCGAAGCTCTCCGACGAGCTGGGTGGCGGCTCGATGACCGGTCTGCCGATCATCGAGACGAAGGCCAACGACATCTCGGCCTTCATCCCGACCAACGTCATCTCGATCACCGACGGCCAGATCTTCCTGGAGACGGACCTGTTCAACCAGGGCGTCCGTCCGGCGATCAACGTCGGCACCTCGGTCTCCCGGGTCGGTGGCGCCGCGCAGGTGAAGCCGATGCGGAAGGTCGCCGGTTCGCTGCGGCTCAACCTCGCGCAGTACCGCGAGCTGGAGGCGTTCGCCGCCTTCGCCTCCGACCTGGACCGGGCCTCCCGGGCCCAGCTCGACCGCGGTGTGCGCCTGGTCGAGCTGCTCAAGCAGCCGAACTACTCGCCGTTCCCGGTAGAGCAGGAAGTCGTGTCGGTCTGGGCCGGTGTCGAGGGCAAGCTGGACGACATCCCGGTGGGCGACGTTCGTCGCTTCGAGGCGGAGTTCCTCCAGTACCTGCGGCACAAGCACCAGGGCGTGCTGGCCGGGATCGCCGACAACCAGTGGGGCGACGACATCGTCGGCTCCCTGGACGCCGCGATCGCCGAGTTCAAGCAGGTCTTCCTCGGCAAGGCCGACGAGCGTCAGGTCAACGACGCCCCGGCCGAGCCGCTGGAGGGTGACGAGAACCGCGAGACGGTGACCCGCTTCCGCGACAGCGCGACCGACCGCCCGGCCGAGAGCTGA
- a CDS encoding F0F1 ATP synthase subunit C: MDASVLAAAEGVVGSTAAIGYGLAAIGPGIGVGLVFAAYIQSTARQPESSRMTLPYVWIGFAVIEALALLGIAFGFIWQGTLS; this comes from the coding sequence ATGGACGCTAGCGTTCTCGCCGCCGCAGAAGGTGTCGTTGGCAGCACCGCCGCCATCGGCTACGGCCTCGCGGCCATCGGCCCGGGCATCGGCGTTGGCCTGGTCTTCGCCGCCTACATCCAGTCGACCGCCCGTCAGCCGGAGTCGTCGCGGATGACCCTGCCGTACGTCTGGATCGGCTTCGCCGTCATCGAGGCGCTGGCGCTGCTGGGCATCGCCTTCGGCTTCATCTGGCAGGGCACGCTTTCCTGA
- the atpB gene encoding F0F1 ATP synthase subunit A, with protein sequence MFGQANVLAAGQAAFPPSVEDFYLPSILPWGAHDSYWFTKITAMVWIAVGVLIIFFLATYRKPQLVPTKKQWLAESIYGFVRNNIAVDMIGHAGVRFAPYFTTLFCFVLLTNLFAIIPFFQISPNSHIAFPAFLAIISYVLFNYIGIKKHGFVKYFKNSLVPPAPWFILPLLIPIELFSTFIVRPFSLAVRLFANMFAGHMLLLVFTLGGFAMLSSTAWLAPVSVLSWVMTIALTFLEFLVIVLQAYVFTVLTASYVQGALAEEH encoded by the coding sequence GTGTTCGGACAGGCGAACGTTCTGGCAGCGGGCCAGGCGGCATTCCCACCCAGTGTGGAGGACTTCTACCTGCCCAGCATCCTGCCCTGGGGTGCGCACGACTCGTACTGGTTCACCAAGATCACGGCAATGGTCTGGATCGCGGTCGGCGTCCTGATCATTTTCTTCCTGGCGACCTACCGGAAGCCGCAGTTGGTGCCGACCAAGAAGCAGTGGCTCGCCGAGTCGATCTACGGCTTCGTGCGGAACAACATCGCGGTCGACATGATCGGTCACGCGGGGGTGCGGTTCGCTCCGTACTTCACGACGCTGTTCTGCTTCGTGCTGCTGACGAACCTGTTCGCGATCATCCCGTTCTTCCAGATCTCGCCGAACTCGCACATCGCCTTCCCGGCGTTCCTCGCGATCATCAGCTACGTGCTGTTCAACTACATCGGCATCAAGAAGCACGGCTTCGTCAAATACTTCAAGAACTCTCTGGTTCCGCCGGCACCCTGGTTCATCCTGCCGCTGCTGATCCCGATCGAGCTCTTCTCGACCTTCATCGTCCGGCCGTTCTCGCTGGCCGTCCGTCTCTTCGCGAACATGTTCGCGGGGCACATGCTCCTGCTGGTCTTCACGCTCGGCGGCTTCGCGATGCTGAGCTCCACTGCCTGGCTGGCGCCGGTCTCGGTGCTCTCCTGGGTGATGACCATCGCGCTCACCTTCCTGGAGTTCCTGGTGATCGTCCTGCAGGCCTACGTCTTCACCGTCCTCACCGCCAGTTACGTGCAGGGCGCGCTCGCCGAAGAGCACTGA
- a CDS encoding AtpZ/AtpI family protein, protein MAGDQTPRPAGEPDDYPSGAGQGWTALSYLIGGMLVWGFIGWLVDQWLDTGGVATGIGVVLGMAGGIILVIRRLGTPT, encoded by the coding sequence ATGGCTGGTGACCAAACCCCCCGTCCCGCCGGTGAACCGGACGATTATCCGTCCGGCGCCGGTCAGGGCTGGACCGCGCTCAGCTACCTCATCGGAGGGATGCTCGTGTGGGGTTTCATCGGCTGGCTTGTTGACCAGTGGCTCGACACCGGCGGCGTCGCCACCGGGATCGGCGTCGTGCTCGGTATGGCCGGGGGAATCATCCTGGTCATCCGCCGACTCGGCACGCCTACTTAG
- a CDS encoding F0F1 ATP synthase subunit B: MFILAAEGGEAHNPIIPLWQEVVVGSVAFIVLCFVLMKFVFPRMEQTFQARVDAIEGGIKRAEAAQAEANQLLEQYRAQLAEARTDAAKIRDDARADAEGIRQDILAKAREESDRVIQAGKDALAAERATIVRELRAEVGTIAVDLASKIVGESLADEARRKGTVDRFLSGLESTGAR; encoded by the coding sequence ATGTTCATCCTTGCCGCTGAGGGTGGTGAGGCGCACAACCCGATCATCCCGCTCTGGCAGGAGGTCGTGGTTGGTTCGGTCGCCTTCATCGTGCTCTGCTTCGTGCTGATGAAGTTCGTCTTCCCGCGCATGGAGCAGACGTTCCAGGCTCGGGTCGACGCGATCGAGGGCGGCATCAAGCGCGCCGAGGCCGCCCAGGCCGAGGCGAACCAGCTGCTCGAGCAGTACCGTGCCCAGCTCGCTGAGGCCCGGACCGACGCCGCCAAGATCCGTGACGACGCGCGGGCCGACGCCGAGGGAATCCGACAGGACATCCTCGCCAAGGCACGGGAAGAGTCCGACCGGGTCATCCAGGCCGGCAAGGACGCACTCGCCGCCGAGCGGGCCACCATCGTGCGCGAGCTGCGCGCCGAGGTCGGCACGATCGCGGTGGACCTCGCCAGCAAGATCGTTGGCGAGTCGCTGGCCGACGAGGCACGACGCAAGGGCACCGTCGACCGGTTCCTGAGTGGTCTCGAGAGCACGGGGGCCCGCTGA